A window of the Fuscovulum sp. genome harbors these coding sequences:
- a CDS encoding FAD-binding oxidoreductase — MTQPTRIGGISFWYADIGLPKTRRAPLAGDTKADVCIIGAGYTGLWSAYYLKKADPGLNIVICEKDFAGFGASGRNGGWLTGGFAWNHDRYLATSDEASVRAMVQAMNGTVDEIIRVAGVEGIEADILRTDELMVATTPAQLARCEAEVAHRRHWGEDRVHMIGAGQTASRVNIPGVLGAMVVGGVARVQPAKLVRGLAQIVEAMGVRLCEETEVTAIAPGRVTTKRGTVTAHTILRCTEGFTATLPGLKREWLPLNSAQIATEPLPPEVWAEIGWHGHEILGDFANAYCYCQRTREGRITVGARGVPYRFGSAIDNSGAPDPETIRRLTAILHTHFPATKRYRIDHAWCGVIGVPRDWCTTAGLDPVTRIGWAGGYVGVGVSTSNLSGRTLTDLTLDRETDLTRLPWVNRRVRKWEPEPLRWLGVHGMYGLYGMADRREIARQGPPSRLAKFGNWLTGR; from the coding sequence ATGACCCAACCAACCCGCATCGGCGGCATCTCCTTCTGGTATGCCGATATCGGCCTGCCCAAAACCCGCCGCGCGCCGCTGGCGGGCGACACCAAAGCTGACGTCTGCATCATCGGCGCGGGCTACACTGGGCTGTGGTCGGCCTATTACCTTAAAAAGGCCGATCCCGGCCTGAATATTGTCATCTGCGAAAAGGATTTCGCGGGTTTCGGCGCGTCGGGCCGCAATGGCGGCTGGCTGACAGGCGGCTTTGCCTGGAACCACGACCGCTACCTTGCAACCTCGGATGAGGCATCCGTCCGCGCCATGGTGCAGGCCATGAACGGCACCGTGGACGAGATCATCCGCGTGGCAGGGGTCGAGGGGATCGAGGCGGACATCCTGCGCACGGATGAGTTGATGGTCGCCACCACCCCGGCCCAACTGGCGCGGTGTGAGGCCGAGGTCGCCCACCGCCGCCACTGGGGCGAGGATCGCGTCCACATGATCGGTGCAGGCCAGACCGCGAGCCGCGTGAACATTCCCGGCGTTCTGGGCGCGATGGTCGTGGGCGGCGTGGCCCGCGTGCAGCCCGCCAAACTGGTCCGGGGTCTGGCGCAGATCGTCGAGGCGATGGGCGTCCGCCTGTGCGAGGAAACAGAGGTCACCGCCATCGCCCCCGGCCGCGTCACCACCAAACGCGGCACCGTCACCGCCCACACCATCCTGCGCTGCACGGAAGGCTTCACCGCCACCCTGCCGGGGCTGAAACGCGAATGGCTCCCGCTCAATTCCGCGCAGATCGCGACTGAACCCCTGCCGCCCGAAGTCTGGGCAGAGATCGGCTGGCACGGCCATGAAATCCTTGGCGATTTCGCCAATGCCTATTGCTATTGCCAACGCACGCGCGAAGGCCGCATCACCGTAGGCGCACGGGGCGTGCCCTATCGCTTTGGCTCGGCCATCGACAATTCCGGTGCGCCAGATCCTGAAACGATCCGCCGCCTGACCGCCATCCTGCACACTCATTTCCCGGCCACCAAACGCTATCGCATCGACCACGCCTGGTGCGGCGTGATCGGCGTGCCGCGCGACTGGTGCACGACGGCGGGGCTGGACCCGGTCACCCGTATCGGCTGGGCCGGGGGCTATGTGGGGGTGGGCGTCTCAACCTCCAACCTCTCCGGCCGCACGCTGACGGACCTTACCCTAGACCGTGAAACCGACCTTACCCGCCTGCCCTGGGTCAACCGTCGGGTGCGCAAATGGGAACCCGAACCGCTGCGCTGGCTCGGGGTGCACGGGATGTATGGCCTCTACGGTATGGCCGACCGGCGCGAGATTGCCCGACAAGGCCCGCCCTCACGGCTGGCGAAATTCGGCAACTGGCTGACGGGGCGCTGA
- a CDS encoding LysR substrate-binding domain-containing protein codes for MIPPRRHLPSLSGLLALEAVERLGTATAAAAELNLTPGAVSRALQEVEAQLGVTLLIRDRQRLRLTPAARDYVADARRALGVLGQAALRLRAGDGGESLSLAILPAFGMHWLAPRLRDFRAAHPGVALTLTTRLRPFDMEAEGFDAAIHYGRADWPGADHLLLMAEEVQAVCAPALLATTVTAPGDLLALPLLQIESRTGDWGRWFAAQGMAGQRPGGMLFDQFATMQQAAVHGLGVALLPTFLIEGDLAAGRLVPAWGGAVRAAGSYWLVWPKGLPPRPALAAFRGWIEGEVAAEPTARPRQRDGR; via the coding sequence ATGATCCCGCCGCGCCGCCATTTGCCCAGCCTGTCAGGCCTGTTGGCGCTGGAGGCTGTGGAGCGTTTGGGCACGGCCACGGCGGCGGCGGCGGAGTTGAATCTGACGCCAGGAGCGGTCAGCCGCGCCTTGCAGGAGGTGGAGGCGCAACTGGGCGTGACGCTGTTGATCCGCGACCGCCAAAGGCTGCGGTTGACGCCTGCGGCGCGGGATTACGTGGCGGATGCGCGGCGGGCGCTGGGCGTGTTGGGGCAGGCGGCGCTGCGGCTGCGGGCGGGGGATGGCGGGGAAAGTCTGTCGCTGGCCATTCTGCCCGCTTTCGGGATGCATTGGCTGGCCCCGCGTCTGCGCGATTTCCGGGCCGCGCATCCGGGGGTGGCGTTGACGTTGACCACTCGACTGCGCCCGTTCGACATGGAGGCCGAAGGGTTTGATGCCGCCATCCATTACGGGCGGGCAGATTGGCCGGGGGCCGATCATTTGCTGCTGATGGCGGAGGAGGTGCAGGCCGTCTGCGCGCCTGCGCTGCTGGCCACGACGGTGACGGCGCCGGGGGATTTGCTGGCGCTGCCGCTGTTGCAGATTGAAAGCCGCACTGGGGATTGGGGCCGCTGGTTCGCAGCGCAAGGCATGGCGGGGCAAAGGCCGGGAGGGATGCTGTTTGACCAGTTCGCCACGATGCAACAGGCGGCGGTGCATGGGTTGGGCGTGGCGCTGTTGCCGACCTTCCTGATCGAAGGGGATCTGGCGGCGGGGCGGTTGGTTCCGGCCTGGGGCGGCGCGGTGCGGGCGGCGGGCAGCTATTGGCTGGTCTGGCCCAAGGGCCTGCCGCCGCGCCCGGCGCTGGCGGCCTTTCGCGGCTGGATCGAGGGGGAAGTTGCGGCCGAGCCAACGGCGCGGCCTCGCCAGCGCGACGGGCGCTAG
- a CDS encoding acyl-CoA dehydrogenase has protein sequence MSLDAPKTTDKPKLKAKDAPDLARFDWEDPFRLNDQLTEEERMLRDGARAYAQEKLQPRVVAAYREETTDPSIFREMGEMGLLGVTIPEEYGGIGASYVAYGLIAREVERVDSGYRSMMSVQSSLVMYPIYAYGTEAQRQKYLPKLASGEWIGCFGLTEPDAGSDPAGMKTTAKKTANGYVLNGAKMWISNAPIADVFVVWAKSEAHGGKIKGFVLDKGTKGLTAPKVGGKLSLRASITGEIVMKDVEVGEDALLPHVEGLKGPFGCLNRARYGISWGVMGAAEFCMHAARQYGLDRKQFGKPLAGTQLYQLKLANMMTEISLGLQASLRVGRLLDEANAAPEMISIIKRNNCGKALDAARWARDMHGGNGIQEDFQIMRHMVNLETVNTYEGTHDVHALILGRAITGVQAFF, from the coding sequence ATGAGCCTCGACGCCCCGAAAACCACCGACAAACCCAAGCTGAAGGCAAAGGATGCGCCCGATCTGGCCCGCTTTGATTGGGAAGATCCCTTCCGCCTGAATGACCAACTGACCGAAGAAGAGCGGATGCTGCGCGATGGGGCCCGCGCCTATGCGCAGGAAAAGCTGCAACCCCGCGTCGTCGCGGCCTATCGCGAAGAAACCACCGACCCGTCGATCTTCCGCGAAATGGGCGAGATGGGCCTTCTGGGTGTGACTATCCCCGAAGAATACGGCGGCATCGGTGCGTCTTACGTGGCCTACGGCCTGATCGCACGCGAAGTGGAGCGTGTGGACAGCGGCTATCGGTCGATGATGTCGGTGCAATCGTCGCTGGTGATGTATCCCATCTACGCCTACGGCACCGAAGCACAGCGCCAGAAGTACCTGCCAAAACTCGCCTCGGGTGAATGGATCGGCTGCTTTGGCCTGACTGAACCCGATGCCGGGTCCGATCCGGCTGGCATGAAGACCACGGCGAAGAAAACCGCCAACGGCTACGTGCTGAACGGTGCGAAGATGTGGATTTCCAACGCCCCCATCGCCGACGTCTTCGTTGTCTGGGCCAAATCTGAGGCGCATGGCGGCAAGATCAAGGGCTTTGTCCTCGACAAGGGCACCAAAGGCCTGACCGCGCCCAAGGTGGGCGGCAAACTTTCCCTGCGCGCCTCCATCACGGGTGAGATCGTGATGAAGGATGTCGAGGTCGGCGAAGACGCCCTTCTTCCCCATGTCGAAGGCCTGAAAGGCCCCTTCGGCTGCCTCAACCGCGCGCGCTATGGCATTTCCTGGGGCGTCATGGGCGCTGCCGAGTTCTGCATGCACGCCGCCCGCCAATACGGACTCGACCGCAAGCAGTTCGGCAAACCGCTGGCCGGAACCCAGCTTTACCAGCTGAAACTCGCCAATATGATGACCGAGATTTCGCTTGGCCTGCAAGCCAGCCTCCGCGTTGGCCGCCTGCTGGACGAAGCGAACGCCGCGCCCGAAATGATCTCCATCATCAAGCGCAACAACTGCGGCAAGGCGCTGGATGCCGCCCGCTGGGCCCGCGACATGCATGGCGGCAATGGCATCCAAGAAGATTTCCAGATCATGCGCCATATGGTGAACCTGGAAACCGTGAACACCTATGAAGGCACGCATGACGTGCATGCCCTGATCCTCGGCCGCGCGATCACCGGGGTGCAGGCATTCTTCTGA
- a CDS encoding sensor histidine kinase, with amino-acid sequence MTQPHRPSLAAPVLPATTAAAPRIAWRERFAGLALLHRFALVGSVVSLIGMLVIGGLVSRSIEMGVVRNSAISSAVYMESFIAPLSQPLAEARQLSPEAIAHMRDILERPPLSERVWSVKIWRADGFVAFSSDPGVIGQTFVPSVELEAALKGQLSASFDQLDDAESENERQSGVPLLEVYNPIHSILTGEVIAVAEFYLVATELEADIWIAQARAWAMVAAVTGVTFAALFGIVQAGSRTIEAQTSALASRLAELAQISAQNEALRARVQEAAKRVSETTERQMRRISAELHDGPAQALALASLRLDALMRRARLSADDTEAQALREALDEALADVRDLCRGLTLPDLRGSTVAQVLDRAIGAQERRTGIVVIRDSTQGGWPDVPASHPILICLYRFVQEGLMNSYRHAPGAEVRVGCTLDAGRLSVIVADAGPGFDPAAQVEPNSAGTGLGLSGLRERVESIGGSFSIATAPGQGVRLLLELPVEES; translated from the coding sequence ATGACTCAGCCCCATCGCCCCAGCCTTGCCGCCCCTGTTCTGCCCGCGACGACCGCCGCCGCGCCCCGAATCGCATGGCGCGAGCGGTTTGCCGGGCTGGCGTTGCTGCACCGCTTTGCCCTTGTGGGCAGCGTGGTCAGCCTGATCGGGATGCTGGTAATCGGTGGGCTGGTCAGCCGATCCATCGAGATGGGGGTGGTGCGAAACTCGGCCATTTCGAGCGCAGTCTATATGGAAAGTTTCATTGCGCCGCTGTCGCAACCGCTGGCTGAGGCGCGCCAGCTTTCGCCAGAGGCGATTGCACACATGCGCGATATTCTGGAACGACCTCCGCTTTCCGAACGGGTCTGGTCGGTCAAGATCTGGCGCGCCGATGGATTTGTCGCCTTTTCCAGCGATCCCGGCGTGATCGGACAGACCTTCGTGCCCAGCGTCGAGTTGGAGGCGGCCTTGAAAGGCCAGCTGTCAGCCAGTTTTGACCAGCTGGACGATGCGGAGAGCGAGAATGAGCGCCAAAGCGGGGTGCCGCTGCTAGAGGTTTACAACCCGATCCATTCGATCCTTACGGGTGAGGTGATCGCGGTGGCAGAGTTCTATCTGGTAGCGACCGAACTGGAAGCGGATATCTGGATAGCGCAGGCGAGGGCATGGGCCATGGTGGCGGCTGTGACCGGGGTCACCTTTGCCGCACTGTTCGGCATCGTGCAGGCCGGCAGCCGCACCATTGAGGCCCAGACAAGCGCGCTGGCCAGCCGTCTGGCGGAACTGGCGCAGATTTCGGCCCAAAACGAAGCGCTGCGCGCACGGGTGCAAGAGGCCGCCAAGCGTGTGAGCGAGACGACCGAGCGCCAGATGCGCCGGATCAGTGCCGAATTGCATGACGGTCCGGCGCAGGCCCTCGCTTTGGCATCTTTGCGGCTGGATGCGCTGATGCGGCGGGCGCGGCTGTCGGCCGACGATACCGAGGCGCAGGCGCTTCGCGAAGCGCTGGATGAGGCGCTGGCCGATGTCCGCGATCTTTGCCGGGGTCTGACGCTGCCCGATCTGAGGGGCAGCACGGTGGCGCAAGTGCTGGACCGGGCGATTGGCGCGCAAGAGCGCCGCACCGGGATTGTTGTCATCCGTGACAGCACGCAGGGAGGCTGGCCCGATGTGCCAGCCTCGCATCCGATTCTGATCTGCCTGTACCGCTTTGTGCAGGAAGGCCTGATGAACAGCTATCGCCACGCCCCGGGGGCCGAGGTGCGGGTGGGGTGCACGCTTGACGCAGGGCGGCTGTCGGTGATCGTGGCGGATGCCGGGCCGGGCTTTGATCCGGCCGCGCAGGTAGAGCCGAATTCTGCAGGGACGGGGCTTGGCCTGTCCGGATTAAGGGAACGCGTCGAGAGTATTGGCGGCAGTTTCAGCATAGCCACGGCCCCGGGCCAAGGTGTGCGGCTGTTGCTGGAGTTGCCAGTTGAGGAAAGCTGA
- a CDS encoding glutamine synthetase family protein, which translates to MTHAHSIPELDAYLAAHPGTRFLDAVMFDLCGTAIGKRYPIRDAAKVWSSGVAFCAGITTLDALGACWDVEGIGFSDGDPDATSYPIPGTLAPVSWQADTAQVLIAPAPPEGLAQWWFDPRSILANVVARFADLGLTPVVACELEFYLVDPARDAQGRIAPARPAKSGRAPEAPRVLAFDKLDEWAGVLAEIDAACIAQDVPAGAATAEYGGAQFEVNLGHLPDPVRAADHALMLRRIVKGVAGRHGLDATFMSKPFADQSGSGLHIHLSLVDDQGRNVFDDRLPTGDTLLGHAIAGLQATTHDAMAIFAPNLNAYRRFAPNQFVPVNTSWGTNNRSVSFRIPAGGGAARRIEHRIAGAEANPYLAMAAVLAGVHHGLAHRLSPTPPSTGNAGEEADPAMPLKLWTALDRLESSALMAEYLGPRYPAAYATIKRAEFEAFMADVLPREYDWYL; encoded by the coding sequence ATGACACACGCGCATTCCATCCCCGAGCTTGATGCCTATCTGGCCGCCCACCCCGGCACCCGCTTTCTTGATGCGGTGATGTTCGATTTATGCGGCACGGCCATCGGCAAACGCTATCCCATCCGCGATGCGGCAAAGGTTTGGTCCTCTGGCGTCGCCTTCTGCGCGGGCATTACCACGCTCGATGCGCTGGGGGCCTGCTGGGATGTCGAAGGCATCGGCTTCTCGGATGGTGACCCCGACGCGACCTCCTATCCGATCCCCGGTACGCTGGCCCCAGTTTCCTGGCAAGCCGACACAGCTCAGGTGCTGATCGCGCCCGCCCCGCCCGAAGGGCTGGCGCAATGGTGGTTCGATCCGCGAAGCATCCTTGCCAATGTCGTCGCGCGCTTTGCCGATCTGGGCCTGACGCCAGTGGTCGCCTGCGAGTTGGAATTCTACCTCGTCGATCCCGCCCGCGATGCGCAGGGCCGCATTGCCCCTGCACGCCCCGCAAAGTCCGGCCGTGCGCCGGAAGCGCCGCGCGTGCTGGCTTTTGACAAGCTTGACGAATGGGCCGGAGTGCTGGCCGAAATCGACGCCGCCTGCATCGCGCAAGACGTCCCCGCAGGGGCTGCTACCGCCGAATATGGCGGTGCGCAATTCGAAGTGAACCTCGGTCACCTGCCCGATCCCGTTCGCGCCGCCGATCACGCCCTCATGCTGCGTCGCATCGTAAAGGGGGTGGCCGGCCGCCACGGGCTTGACGCCACCTTCATGTCAAAACCCTTTGCCGATCAGTCCGGGTCCGGCCTGCACATCCACCTCAGCCTCGTGGATGATCAGGGCCGCAATGTCTTTGATGATCGCCTGCCTACGGGCGACACCCTTCTTGGCCATGCCATCGCCGGGCTGCAAGCCACGACCCATGACGCCATGGCAATCTTTGCGCCCAACCTGAACGCCTATCGCCGCTTCGCGCCCAATCAGTTTGTTCCCGTCAACACGTCATGGGGCACCAACAACCGCTCGGTCAGCTTCCGCATCCCGGCTGGCGGCGGCGCGGCGCGGCGGATCGAACACCGCATTGCGGGGGCCGAGGCGAACCCCTATCTGGCGATGGCCGCCGTTCTGGCAGGCGTCCACCATGGGCTGGCACACCGCCTGTCCCCCACGCCCCCCTCCACCGGCAATGCAGGCGAAGAGGCTGATCCCGCCATGCCCTTGAAGCTCTGGACAGCGCTGGATCGGCTGGAAAGCTCCGCCCTCATGGCCGAATACCTCGGCCCCCGCTACCCCGCCGCCTATGCCACCATCAAGCGCGCGGAGTTCGAGGCGTTCATGGCCGATGTCCTGCCCCGCGAATATGACTGGTATCTGTGA
- a CDS encoding efflux RND transporter periplasmic adaptor subunit — protein MVKRLIIAIILLGAIGGGLVWFNMFRDNMITQIFANMPQQPATVSTVEAKPVTWTPVIEAIGTVNAAQGVDLTVESAGVVKEILFQPNTTVEAGALLLRLDDVVQTADVEAARTQAELERGNLARAQDLTRRGVTTNVSLDQTQAAAQAAEAQLARANAVLEQRQLAAPFAGTIGLPRVDLGQYVAPGTIVATLQDISSMRVDFSLPEQDLPLLSIGQKIEVQIEGLDETFPGELTGIDPRVDPATRLVALRGSITNAQGKLTPGQFVRIQVGLPAEEGVIALPQTALSTSLYGDYVYLVRPSEEDAEKLVVAQVFVKPGRRSGGVVEIAEGVASGDQVVSAGQNRLSNGQPAIVDNAVNPAAAATGPAVGADQ, from the coding sequence ATGGTCAAACGTCTCATCATCGCGATCATCCTGCTTGGCGCCATCGGCGGCGGTCTCGTCTGGTTCAACATGTTCCGCGACAACATGATCACCCAGATCTTCGCCAACATGCCGCAACAGCCCGCCACCGTGTCGACGGTCGAAGCAAAGCCCGTCACCTGGACCCCGGTGATCGAGGCGATCGGAACCGTCAATGCCGCACAGGGCGTGGACCTGACCGTGGAAAGCGCGGGTGTGGTGAAAGAGATCCTGTTCCAGCCCAACACGACGGTTGAGGCAGGCGCCCTTCTCCTGCGGCTCGATGATGTGGTGCAGACCGCGGATGTCGAGGCTGCGCGTACCCAGGCCGAACTGGAACGCGGCAATCTCGCCCGCGCACAGGATCTGACGCGCCGGGGTGTCACCACCAATGTCTCGCTCGACCAGACTCAGGCCGCAGCGCAGGCCGCCGAGGCGCAGCTTGCCCGCGCCAATGCCGTGCTGGAACAGCGCCAGCTGGCCGCGCCCTTCGCTGGCACCATAGGCCTGCCGCGTGTCGATCTGGGCCAGTACGTCGCGCCCGGAACCATCGTAGCCACACTGCAGGATATCTCGTCCATGCGGGTGGATTTCAGCCTGCCGGAACAGGATCTGCCGCTGCTGTCCATCGGGCAGAAGATCGAAGTGCAGATTGAAGGTCTGGATGAAACCTTCCCGGGCGAGCTGACGGGGATCGATCCCCGCGTCGACCCCGCAACCCGCCTTGTCGCGCTGCGCGGGTCCATCACCAATGCCCAAGGAAAGCTGACCCCCGGCCAGTTCGTCCGCATTCAGGTGGGCTTGCCCGCCGAAGAAGGCGTCATCGCCCTGCCCCAGACAGCGCTCTCCACCAGCCTTTATGGTGACTACGTCTATCTTGTCCGCCCCTCGGAAGAGGATGCCGAAAAGCTTGTCGTGGCTCAGGTCTTCGTCAAACCCGGCCGCCGTTCAGGCGGCGTGGTGGAAATCGCCGAGGGCGTGGCCTCCGGTGATCAGGTCGTCAGCGCAGGCCAGAACCGCCTGAGCAATGGCCAGCCTGCCATCGTTGACAACGCGGTCAACCCCGCCGCCGCCGCAACTGGCCCTGCTGTCGGAGCAGATCAATGA
- the gph gene encoding phosphoglycolate phosphatase (PGP is an essential enzyme in the glycolate salvage pathway in higher organisms (photorespiration in plants). Phosphoglycolate results from the oxidase activity of RubisCO in the Calvin cycle when concentrations of carbon dioxide are low relative to oxygen. This enzyme is a member of the Haloacid Dehalogenase (HAD) superfamily of aspartate-nucleophile hydrolase enzymes (PF00702).) — MTRALIFDLDGTLVDSAPDIHAGVNALLAEDGHAPLSFETVRGFIGGGVPILITRVIHALGLPDDSARHADLCARFIEGYEHDPGGLTRPYPGVEAALDAIDLPMGLCTNKPEGPTRALLAHLGWTHRFPMLVCGDTLPVRKPDPAPLHHAVAAIGGGPVWFVGDSEVDAETAQRAAVPLLLFTQGYRKTPLADLPHHAAFDHWADFPTLLRPQNDF, encoded by the coding sequence ATGACCCGCGCCCTGATCTTCGATCTTGACGGCACGCTCGTCGATAGCGCCCCCGACATTCACGCCGGGGTCAACGCCCTGCTGGCCGAAGACGGCCACGCCCCCCTGTCATTTGAAACTGTGCGCGGCTTCATTGGGGGCGGCGTGCCGATCCTGATCACCCGTGTGATCCACGCCCTCGGCTTGCCCGACGATTCCGCCCGCCACGCCGATCTCTGCGCCCGCTTCATCGAAGGGTATGAACATGATCCCGGCGGGTTGACCCGCCCCTATCCGGGGGTGGAAGCCGCGCTGGATGCCATCGACCTGCCTATGGGCCTTTGCACCAACAAACCCGAAGGCCCGACCCGCGCGCTGCTGGCGCATCTGGGCTGGACGCATCGCTTTCCGATGCTGGTCTGCGGCGATACGCTGCCCGTGCGCAAACCCGATCCCGCGCCGCTGCACCACGCCGTGGCCGCCATCGGCGGTGGCCCTGTCTGGTTCGTGGGTGACAGCGAAGTGGATGCCGAAACCGCACAGCGCGCCGCCGTGCCGCTTCTGCTTTTCACCCAAGGATATCGCAAAACGCCGCTGGCAGACCTGCCGCATCACGCCGCCTTTGACCATTGGGCCGACTTTCCCACCCTGCTGCGCCCCCAAAACGATTTCTGA